TCTCTGTGTAATCTTTCGCCCAAATGTATACAAAACCGGTCAAGGAAACAGAGACGATTACCGGATGAACAGGATGCCAAGCAAGATCAATCAAGGCCTCTTTTGGACCTTCTAGTATTTTCACCAGATGCCCCGCTCGATCCCATATGTAGATCTTATGCTCTCCTTTGCATGCAGAACCACCAACGACCCACTCGCCATCACCGCTGAAGCAAGGCGCTTTCCAATGCATCTTGGTAACTAAATCTTGGAACTCCCTGAAGAGCGTTAAGCAGTTGGATCCAACAGTCTTCATTTTCTCAACACCATCTACCTTCTTAGCCAAGTCCTCGAGTGAGCTAAGCACATCTTTAGCTGGGAGAAGATTCTCATATATCCTGATGATGCGGTCGTGCGAATTCGTGAGAAGATACTTCCCGTCCCTGCTAAAGACTATGTTCTTCACCGCAGACCCACCAGAGACAGGAACCAAAGCAAGAACTCGAACACTCTTATAATCAACAATAAGTATTTCGCCTTTAGCATTCCCCACATAAACTAAATCCCCACACTTGTTAAAGCAGGCTGCAGCAGGAGAGAAAGGAGGACCTGACTCCGGACATTTAGTGCGCTGCGGAGGAGCTAACACATCAGGCATCTCAGGCACACACACAGGAAGCAAAGTCGTGCAACCAATCTCAAAGTCAACAATCATGGGAGCAGACGAGAGCGGGCACGCGAGACAAAGAGAAGGCGAACTCAAGCCAGGGTTGAGACGAGCGTGCAAGGGAGTCTGCTGAAGAGTTGTTCTAGCAATCTTCTCCCCAGTGGAGACATCCCAGAGAGTTAACGACTTGTCTGCAGCTGAGACAAGCAAGCGGTGTCCATACTTTGACCAGGAGACGCTTGTGATTGCAGCAGCGCAATCGTTATCACGAAGCACTTTTGCAATGCCTCTGGTTTCGAAGTCCCAGATGACACAGCTCCCATCCGCACATCCAGCTATCAACAACAATACAATACAATACAAGATAACATAAGAAATCCAAAACTAGTCTAAACTAACTAAAGCTGAAAGATAACGAGACAAAGGAGACAACTTTACCTGCGAGGAGAGAACCACGGTGATTAAAAGCAACGCACTTGATGACCCCATGCTCCAGATACTCTTCGATCACCTCTGGAAAGTCTCCTTGCAACGGATCTACACAGAGAAAGTGAATAAGTAACTAGAACTGTTTGAGAAAGGACTGTGAATCGAGCTCACCTATGATCGGAGCATTCATACTCTCTCGCTTGTCTTCAACACGGAGAGGAGTGCGAATTGCCCAGCCCCGCCCCGCGAGTTAGGGTTTCTACAACGCAATCAAAAACCTTTAACGATTATAAGAGCCGGGAATCACAACTGAACTGGAGAAATTAGGGTTTTATGAGTCTCTTTATTTGATTCCTCGGAGGGAGGGAGACGTGCTTTCAAACCTTCGAAAACTCCAGAAACGAAATCAGAGAAGCAATGCGATAGCAGGATTGAGGTATTAGAGGGAGAAATCGAAGAAGCTTGGCTTCGAATCGAATCGAATCGAATCTCTCGAGGATGAACGAAGGAACTTGAGAGCGAGAGCGATTAATGTCGTTTAAACTGTGTATCCGGTTAAATACGGGTCGGGCTCTACCTGGCCGGTCTTATAATTTGGATAGGAGTTTTATCTGACGAAGATATTAATGTTTTGGGCTTTATTATTTTGTATGGACCCACATGTGGTCTTCACAGCATCGAGAATATATATAGTCCACTTCTGCGAGAGCGCCTCGTGAATTATTCGCAACAAAGATAGAGCATGATACGTGGCAACACACCATTTGCACACAAAAAATCATATTT
This sequence is a window from Brassica oleracea var. oleracea cultivar TO1000 chromosome C1, BOL, whole genome shotgun sequence. Protein-coding genes within it:
- the LOC106314715 gene encoding protein RBL isoform X1, with protein sequence MNAPIIDPLQGDFPEVIEEYLEHGVIKCVAFNHRGSLLAAGCADGSCVIWDFETRGIAKVLRDNDCAAAITSVSWSKYGHRLLVSAADKSLTLWDVSTGEKIARTTLQQTPLHARLNPGLSSPSLCLACPLSSAPMIVDFEIGCTTLLPVCVPEMPDVLAPPQRTKCPESGPPFSPAAACFNKCGDLVYVGNAKGEILIVDYKSVRVLALVPVSGGSAVKNIVFSRDGKYLLTNSHDRIIRIYENLLPAKDVLSSLEDLAKKVDGVEKMKTVGSNCLTLFREFQDLVTKMHWKAPCFSGDGEWVVGGSACKGEHKIYIWDRAGHLVKILEGPKEALIDLAWHPVHPVIVSVSLTGFVYIWAKDYTENWSAFAPDFKELEENEEYVEREDEFDLMPETGKVKVSSVNEDEEVDIETVEKDAFSDSDMSVEELRYLPAEPIPDANEEQDELKLIEARISASPASEEAGQNGHVTDLVSSPQGEEMGETRGKRKRKPSEKAMELQAEKAKSSKASGRTVREKSRAVGDQEIDESVNGQDDVDDDAYY
- the LOC106314715 gene encoding protein RBL isoform X2, translated to MNAPIIDPLQGDFPEVIEEYLEHGVIKCVAFNHRGSLLAAGCADGSCVIWDFETRGIAKVLRDNDCAAAITSVSWSKYGHRLLVSAADKSLTLWDVSTGEKIARTTLQQTPLHARLNPGLSSPSLCLACPLSSAPMIVDFEIGCTTLLPVCVPEMPDVLAPPQRTKCPESGPPFSPAAACFNKCGDLVYVGNAKGEILIVDYKSVRVLALVPVSGGSAVKNIVFSRDGKYLLTNSHDRIIRIYENLLPAKDVLSSLEDLAKKVDGVEKMKTVGSNCLTLFREFQDLVTKMHWKAPCFSGDGEWVVGGSACKGEHKIYIWDRAGHLVKILEGPKEALIDLAWHPVHPVIVSVSLTGFVYIWAKDYTENWSAFAPDFKELEENEEYVEREDEFDLMPETGKVKVSSVNEDEEVDIETVEKDAFSDSDMSVEELRYLPAEPIPDANEEQDELKLIEARISASPASEEAGQNGHVTDLVSSPQGEMGETRGKRKRKPSEKAMELQAEKAKSSKASGRTVREKSRAVGDQEIDESVNGQDDVDDDAYY